The following are encoded in a window of Microcaecilia unicolor chromosome 7, aMicUni1.1, whole genome shotgun sequence genomic DNA:
- the ASPHD1 gene encoding aspartate beta-hydroxylase domain-containing protein 1, translating to MLQQDSEEWATKRLLDLFLALSTLPVLVFLWHCYRMGWEETPQATIVPLNFNEETPFGTELGSGTDCHLYRYLQDYAGRYSWSGMSRVHRGICRQSLNFRESRGVQNPGVFFLPNLPSAPYLSHDAQRHDVETLEHGFPAILMDFGALQQDFTNDTNSAVAAGWTPNPVGGQYTFYLYRKGVRVTGNCHSCPRTYRLLSSLRTFIGGNIFGSAGFSVLFPGVTLPAKCGPTNTRVRCQLGIKIPSGCELVVGGEPQCWAEGHCLLVDDSFLHTISHNGLVEDGPQVLFMVDLWHPNVAAVERQALDFIFASRR from the exons ATGCTGCAGCAGGACAGTGAGGAATGGGCCACCAAGCGACTTCTGGACCTATTCCTTGCACTGTCCACACTTCCAGTGCTGGTGTTCCTTTGGCACTGTTACCGAATGGGCTGGGAGGAGACACCACAGGCCACCATCGTTCCCCTGAACTTCAACGAGGAGACACCGTTTGGTACAGAACTGGGCTCTGGGACAGATTGTCACCTGTACCGCTACCTTCAAGACTACGCTGGACGCTACTCCTGGTCTGGCATGAGCAGAGTGCACAGGGGGATATGCCGGCAATCACTGAACTTTAGGGAGTCCCGTGGTGTGCAGAATCCTGGAGTCTTCTTCCTGCCTAACCTGCCTTCCGCACCATACCTCTCCCACGATGCACAACGGCATGATGTTGAGACACTGGAGCATGGATTCCCTGCCATCCTCATGGACTTTGGTGCTTTACAGCAGGATTTCACCAATGACACCAACAGTGCAGTGGCCGCAGGATGGACACCAAACCCAGTAGGGGGACAGTATACTTTTTACCTCTATCGAAAAGGTGTGCGTGTAACAGGGAATTGCCACAGCTGCCCACGAACCTATCGCCTGCTGAGCTCCCTGCGCACCTTCATTGGAGGCAACATCTTTGGAAGTGCTGGCTTCTCTGTACTGTTCCCTGGTGTGACACTGCCTGCAAAGTGTGGGCCAACCAACACAAGGGTGAGGTGCCAACTCG GTATTAAGATCCCTTCTGGCTGTGAGTTAGTAGTAGGTGGAGAACCCCAGTGCTGGGCAGAAGGTCATTGCCTCCTTGTGGATGATTCCTTTTTGCACACCATATCACATAATG GCTTGGTAGAAGATGGCCCACAGGTGTTGTTCATGGTTGATCTGTGGCATCCCAACGTGGCAGCCGTTGAACGGCAGGCGCTGGATTTCATTTTTGCTTCAAGACGATAA